One window of the Hippocampus zosterae strain Florida chromosome 8, ASM2543408v3, whole genome shotgun sequence genome contains the following:
- the crtc1b gene encoding CREB-regulated transcription coactivator 1b isoform X2: protein MASSNNPRKFSEKIALHNQKQAEETAAFEEVMKDLNITRAARLQLQKTQYLQLGQNRGQYYGGSLPNVNQIGNGNIDLPFQNSVLDTSRTTRHHGLVDRVYRERNRITSPHRRPLSVDKHGRQIDSCPYSSVYLSPPPDTSWRRTNSDSALHQSTMNPKPQEVFAGGSQELQPKRVPGTESVETNVDNDAQKQLWDDKKGDSPNHNTCDVPGINIFPSPDQELNPAVLPAAHNTGGSLPDLTNIQFPPPLSTPLDPEDTVAFPSLSSSNSTGSLTTNLTHLGISAASHGIPTSSQPTMTVTEQRRQPPVVPLTLSTDLHLQKSTQQLSPTLSSPVNITQIFPTEQQTLEQQLSQFPLFNHLTAQAQAQLLSDLQKQPPQGIQLITLPAPPSTATGPATANSPSPDSQTSASISSHIPVVSSIFGDSFYDQQVASRQTNALSHQLEQFNMIENSISSTSLYTQCSTLNYTQAAMMGLSGGSLQESQHLGYSSHGNIPNIILTVTGESPPSLSKELTNSLAGVGDVSFDADSQFPLDELKIDPLTLDGLHMLNDPDMVLADPATEDTFRMDRL, encoded by the exons ATGGCGTCCTCTAACAATCCCCGCAAATTTAGCGAAAAAATCGCTTTGCATAACCAGAAACAGGCGGAAGAAACTGCGGCATTCGAAGAGGTCATGAAAGACTTGAATATCACCAGAGCTGCACGG TTGCAGTTACAGAAGACCCAGTATTTGCAACTGGGGCAGAATCGTGGACAGTACTATGGAGGCTCACTGCCCAATGTCAATCAGATTGGAAATGGCAACATTGACCTGCCTTTTCAG AATTCTGTGTTGGACACCAGTCGCACAACCAGGCACCACGGTTTGGTGGATCGTGTTTACCGTGAACGAAATCGCATCACTTCTCCACACCGCCGGCCTCTTTCAGTTGACAAACATGGACGCCAA ATCGACAGCTGCCCCTACAGCTCAGTTTACCTCTCCCCGCCACCAGACACAAGCTGGAGAAG GACAAATTCAGACTCTGCCTTACACCAGAGCACCATGAATCCCAAACCCCAAGAGGTGTTTGCTGGCGGATCACAGGAGCTTCAACCCAAACGAG TGCCTGGGACGGAGAGCGTGGAGACAAATGTAGACAACGATGCACAGAAACAGCTGTGGGATGACAAGAAG GGGGATTCACCAAACCACAACACATGTGATGTCCCAGGAATCAA tattTTCCCATCACCAGACCAGGAACTGAACCCAGCGGTGCTACCTGCTGCACACAACACAGGCGGCTCATTGCCTGATCTCACCAACATCCAGTTCCCTCCTCCTTTGTCCACCCCACTGGACCCCGAAGACACAGTTGCCTTCCCTTCCCTCAGCTCGTCCAACAGCACAGGCAGCCTCACCACGAACCTCACCCATCTAGGCATCAGCGCAGCCAGTCATG GGATTCCTACTTCCTCCCAGCCAACCATGACTGTAACAGAACAACGCCGCCAGCCCCCCGTGGTGCCACTTACACTAAGCACCGACCTCCATCTTCAGAAGTCCACACAGCAGTTGTCGCCCACCCTCTCCTCACCTGTTAACATCACACAG ATATTTCCAACAGAACAGCAAACCCTGGAGCAACAGCTTTCCCAGTTCCCTCTTTTCAACCATCTGACTGCTCAGGCACAGGCTCAGTTGCTCAGCGACCTGCAGAAGCAGCCGCCGCAGGGTATCCAGCTCATCACGCTGCCTGCTCCTCCTTCCACTGCTACAGGCCCCGCCACTGCCAACAGCCCATCCCCGGACAGCCAGACCTCAGCCAGCATCAGCTCG CATATTCCTGTGGTGAGCAGCATATTTGGTGACTCCTTTTACGATCAGCAGGTGGCATCGAGGCAGACCAACGCTTTGTCTCACCAG TTGGAACAATTCAACATGATCGAGAACTCCATAAGCTCTACCAGCCTGTACACGCAGTGCTCCACCCTCAACTATACTCAAGCCGCTATGATGGGTCTTAGCGGCGGCAGCCTTCAAGAATCTCAGCACCTTGGCTACAGTAGTCATGGCAACATTCCCAACATAATCTTAACAG TCACAGGTGAGTCTCCGCCGAGCCTCTCCAAAGAGCTCACCAATTCACTGGCGGGCGTCGGTGACGTTAGCTTTGATGCGGACTCTCAGTTCCCTCTGGATGAGCTAAAGATCGACCCCCTCACCCTGGATGGGCTGCACATGCTCAATGACCCCGACATGGTGCTGGCTGACCCCGCCACCGAGGACACGTTCAGGATGGACAGGCTGTGA
- the klhl26 gene encoding kelch-like protein 26 isoform X2 gives MAKSDGGAIAVIHSQNRAMFTGGMKESNQNTIELEGLSARGLKHIIDFAYSSEVTLDLDCIQDVLGAAVFLQMVPVVELCEEFLQSAMSVKTCLHIDQMATTFSLSSLKASVDAFTFCHFLQIAEEEDFLHIPMERLVFFLQSNKLKNCREIDLFHAAIRWLRHDESRRAQASNVLCHVRFPLMRSSELVDTIQRVDIMVEDVQCRQYLLEAFNYQILPFRQHEMQSPRTLIRSDVVSLITFGGTPYTDNDRLVSTKVYYLPDPASRQFKELTEMDTGCSHACIAVLDNFVYVVGGQHLQYRSGEGAVDSCMRFDPHLNQWLRIQPMQEARIQFLLNVLNGKLYATGGRNRSGSLSSVECYCPKKNEWTYVEPLKRRIWGHAGTPCGEKLYISGGYGVSLDDMKILHCYDPVADQWNFRAPMNEPRVLHAMICSRDRVYALGGRVDHVDRCFDVLAVEHYDPQSDQWTTISPMRAGQSEAGCCLLNGKIYIVGGYNWHLNNVTSIVQVYNTETDEWERDLHFPESLAGIACTPIVLAQSHVEYLTSWM, from the coding sequence GGAAGTCACTTTAGATCTGGACTGCATTCAGGATGTCCTTGGAGCAGCTGTCTTCCTCCAGATGGTCCCTGTTGTTGAACTCTGTGAAGAGTTCCTCCAGTCAGCCATGAGTGTTAAAACATGCCTGCACATTGACCAGATGGCAACCACCTTCAGTTTGTCTTCCCTCAAGGCGTCGGTGGAcgccttcactttttgccacttCCTTCAAATAGCCGAGGAGGAGGACTTCCTGCACATTCCCATGGAGCGCCTGGTCTTCTTTCTGCAGAGCAACAAGCTGAAAAATTGCCGGGAGATTGATCTCTTCCATGCAGCTATTCGATGGCTCCGGCACGATGAGTCTCGTCGCGCTCAAGCGAGCAATGTCCTCTGCCATGTGCGCTTCCCACTCATGCGTTCATCTGAGCTGGTGGACACTATTCAGAGGGTAGATATCATGGTGGAGGACGTGCAATGCCGCCAGTACCTCCTGGAGGCCTTCAATTACCAAATTCTTCCATTCCGACAGCATGAGATGCAGTCACCACGCACGCTCATTCGTTCTGATGTCGTATCATTAATAACCTTTGGCGGGACCCCGTACACAGACAACGACCGCCTGGTAAGCACCAAGGTGTATTATCTCCCTGATCCTGCTTCCCGTCAGTTTAAGGAGTTGACCGAGATGGACACAGGGTGCAGCCACGCCTGCATCGCCGTCCTTGACAACTTTGTGTATGTTGTGGGTGGGCAGCATTTGCAGTATCGCAGTGGAGAAGGTGCTGTTGACAGCTGTATGCGCTTTGATCCGCACTTGAACCAGTGGCTCCGCATCCAACCAATGCAGGAGGCCCGCATCCAGTTTCTTCTCAATGTCTTGAACGGAAAACTGTATGCAACTGGAGGGCGCAATCGATCTGGCAGTCTGTCATCTGTGGAGTgctactgcccaaagaaaaaTGAGTGGACCTACGTGGAGCCATTAAAACGCAGAATTTGGGGTCATGCAGGGACCCCATGTGGAGAAAAGCTATACATTTCCGGTGGTTATGGCGTCTCTTTGGATGACATGAAAATCCTTCACTGTTATGACCCAGTGGCTGACCAGTGGAACTTCAGAGCGCCCATGAACGAACCTAGAGTGCTGCATGCCATGATATGCAGTCGAGATCGGGTCTATGCTTTGGGTGGACGTGTGGACCATGTGGACCGCTGTTTTGATGTGCTGGCTGTCGAGCATTACGATCCACAGAGTGACCAGTGGACAACCATCAGCCCCATGAGAGCAGGCCAGTCCGAGGCTGGCTGTTGCCTACTGAATGGAAAAATCTACATTGTCGGGGGCTACAACTGGCACTTGAACAACGTCACGAGCATTGTCCAGGTGTACAATACAGAGACTGATGAGTGGGAGAGAGATTTACATTTTCCAGAATCCTTAGCTGGGATTGCTTGCACACCAATCGTACTTGCGCAGTCACACGTTGAATATCTGACCTCTTGGATGTGA
- the crtc1b gene encoding CREB-regulated transcription coactivator 1b isoform X1, whose product MASSNNPRKFSEKIALHNQKQAEETAAFEEVMKDLNITRAARLQLQKTQYLQLGQNRGQYYGGSLPNVNQIGNGNIDLPFQNSVLDTSRTTRHHGLVDRVYRERNRITSPHRRPLSVDKHGRQIDSCPYSSVYLSPPPDTSWRRTNSDSALHQSTMNPKPQEVFAGGSQELQPKRVPGTESVETNVDNDAQKQLWDDKKGDSPNHNTCDVPGINIFPSPDQELNPAVLPAAHNTGGSLPDLTNIQFPPPLSTPLDPEDTVAFPSLSSSNSTGSLTTNLTHLGISAASHGIPTSSQPTMTVTEQRRQPPVVPLTLSTDLHLQKSTQQLSPTLSSPVNITQIFPTEQQTLEQQLSQFPLFNHLTAQAQAQLLSDLQKQPPQGIQLITLPAPPSTATGPATANSPSPDSQTSASISSYRNQTGSPATQSPTSPVSNQGFSPGGSPQHIPVVSSIFGDSFYDQQVASRQTNALSHQLEQFNMIENSISSTSLYTQCSTLNYTQAAMMGLSGGSLQESQHLGYSSHGNIPNIILTVTGESPPSLSKELTNSLAGVGDVSFDADSQFPLDELKIDPLTLDGLHMLNDPDMVLADPATEDTFRMDRL is encoded by the exons ATGGCGTCCTCTAACAATCCCCGCAAATTTAGCGAAAAAATCGCTTTGCATAACCAGAAACAGGCGGAAGAAACTGCGGCATTCGAAGAGGTCATGAAAGACTTGAATATCACCAGAGCTGCACGG TTGCAGTTACAGAAGACCCAGTATTTGCAACTGGGGCAGAATCGTGGACAGTACTATGGAGGCTCACTGCCCAATGTCAATCAGATTGGAAATGGCAACATTGACCTGCCTTTTCAG AATTCTGTGTTGGACACCAGTCGCACAACCAGGCACCACGGTTTGGTGGATCGTGTTTACCGTGAACGAAATCGCATCACTTCTCCACACCGCCGGCCTCTTTCAGTTGACAAACATGGACGCCAA ATCGACAGCTGCCCCTACAGCTCAGTTTACCTCTCCCCGCCACCAGACACAAGCTGGAGAAG GACAAATTCAGACTCTGCCTTACACCAGAGCACCATGAATCCCAAACCCCAAGAGGTGTTTGCTGGCGGATCACAGGAGCTTCAACCCAAACGAG TGCCTGGGACGGAGAGCGTGGAGACAAATGTAGACAACGATGCACAGAAACAGCTGTGGGATGACAAGAAG GGGGATTCACCAAACCACAACACATGTGATGTCCCAGGAATCAA tattTTCCCATCACCAGACCAGGAACTGAACCCAGCGGTGCTACCTGCTGCACACAACACAGGCGGCTCATTGCCTGATCTCACCAACATCCAGTTCCCTCCTCCTTTGTCCACCCCACTGGACCCCGAAGACACAGTTGCCTTCCCTTCCCTCAGCTCGTCCAACAGCACAGGCAGCCTCACCACGAACCTCACCCATCTAGGCATCAGCGCAGCCAGTCATG GGATTCCTACTTCCTCCCAGCCAACCATGACTGTAACAGAACAACGCCGCCAGCCCCCCGTGGTGCCACTTACACTAAGCACCGACCTCCATCTTCAGAAGTCCACACAGCAGTTGTCGCCCACCCTCTCCTCACCTGTTAACATCACACAG ATATTTCCAACAGAACAGCAAACCCTGGAGCAACAGCTTTCCCAGTTCCCTCTTTTCAACCATCTGACTGCTCAGGCACAGGCTCAGTTGCTCAGCGACCTGCAGAAGCAGCCGCCGCAGGGTATCCAGCTCATCACGCTGCCTGCTCCTCCTTCCACTGCTACAGGCCCCGCCACTGCCAACAGCCCATCCCCGGACAGCCAGACCTCAGCCAGCATCAGCTCG TATCGCAATCAGACTGGCTCACCAGCCACTCAGTCTCCAACCTCCCCAGTCTCCAATCAAGGCTTCTCCCCCGGCGGCTCGCCTCAA CATATTCCTGTGGTGAGCAGCATATTTGGTGACTCCTTTTACGATCAGCAGGTGGCATCGAGGCAGACCAACGCTTTGTCTCACCAG TTGGAACAATTCAACATGATCGAGAACTCCATAAGCTCTACCAGCCTGTACACGCAGTGCTCCACCCTCAACTATACTCAAGCCGCTATGATGGGTCTTAGCGGCGGCAGCCTTCAAGAATCTCAGCACCTTGGCTACAGTAGTCATGGCAACATTCCCAACATAATCTTAACAG TCACAGGTGAGTCTCCGCCGAGCCTCTCCAAAGAGCTCACCAATTCACTGGCGGGCGTCGGTGACGTTAGCTTTGATGCGGACTCTCAGTTCCCTCTGGATGAGCTAAAGATCGACCCCCTCACCCTGGATGGGCTGCACATGCTCAATGACCCCGACATGGTGCTGGCTGACCCCGCCACCGAGGACACGTTCAGGATGGACAGGCTGTGA